The following coding sequences lie in one Nycticebus coucang isolate mNycCou1 chromosome 20, mNycCou1.pri, whole genome shotgun sequence genomic window:
- the PHYH gene encoding phytanoyl-CoA dioxygenase, peroxisomal isoform X2, translated as MYQPRAVVRLRTVLGHLGGLPAEAVVAHSTSGTISSASFQPQNFQYTLDNNVLSLEQRQFYEENGFLVIKNLVSDVDIQRFRDEFEKICREKVKPLGLHVMRDVSIAKSKYHSSEKMVSKIQDFQEDEELFRYCTLPQILKYVECFTGPNIMAMHTMLINKPPDSGKKTSRHPMHQDLHYFPFRPSNRIVCSWTAMEHIDRNNGCLSVIPSSHKGSLKSHDYPQWEGGVNIMFHGIQDFVDSGARVHLVMEKGDTVFFHPLLIHGSGQNKTQGFRKAISCHFASSDCYYIDVKGTSQENIEKEVIDIGKRLYTAESSFTLKDVWRFRARLVQGERTNL; from the exons ATGTACCAGCCCCGCGCTGTCGTCCGCCTGCGCACCGTGCTGGGACACCTTGGTGGCCTCCCGGCCGAGGCCGTT GTAGCTCACTCCACTTCAGGGACTATTTCTTCTGCCAGTTTCCAACCTCAGAACTTCCA atATACTCTGGATAATAATGTTCTAAGCCTGGAACAGAGacaattttatgaagaaaatggctTCCTTGTCATTAAAAATCTGGTATCTGATGTTGATATTCAGCGCTTTAG GGATGAGTTTGAAAAAATCTGCAGAGAAAAGGTGAAACCATTAGGATTACATGTGATGAGAGATGTGAGCATTGCAAAATCAAAATATCATTCAAGCGAGAAAATGGTCTCGAAGATCCAGGATTTCCAAGAAGATGAGGAGCTCTTCAGATACTGCACCCTCCCCCAG ATTCTGAAATATGTGGAGTGCTTTACTGGACCCAATATCATGGCCATGCACACGATGCTGATAAACAAACCTCCGGATTCTG GCAAGAAGACGTCCCGACATCCCATGCACCAGGACTTGCACTATTTCCCCTTCCGGCCCAGCAATCGCATTGTGTGCTCCTGGACGGCCATGGAGCACATTGACCGCAACAACGGCTGTCTGTCCGTGATCCCCAGCAGCCACAAAGGCTCCCTGAAGTCTCACGATTACCCACAGTGGGAG GGGGGAGTTAACATCATGTTCCACGGGATCCAGGACTTTGTGGACAGTGGTGCCCGTGTGCACCTTGTGATGGAGAAGGGAGACACCGTTTTCTTTCATCCTTTGCTGATTCACGGATCTGGTCAGAATAAAACTCAAGGATTCCGGAAG GCAATTTCCTGCCATTTTGCCAGCTCGGATTGCTACTACATTGATGTGAAGGGCACCAGTCAAGAAAATATCGAGAAGGAAGTCATTGATATAGGAAAGCGATTGTACACGGCTGAAAGTAGCTTCACCTTGAAG GATGTTTGGAGGTTTCGGGCTCGACTTGTGCAAGGAGAAAGAACCAACCTTTGA
- the PHYH gene encoding phytanoyl-CoA dioxygenase, peroxisomal isoform X1: MYQPRAVVRLRTVLGHLGGLPAEAVVSFGLRGDRAGPAAATASAVPMEVAPASRRLCPFILSPVPAVVTAFKGAQRREEEAAFPGAKGPYTLDNNVLSLEQRQFYEENGFLVIKNLVSDVDIQRFRDEFEKICREKVKPLGLHVMRDVSIAKSKYHSSEKMVSKIQDFQEDEELFRYCTLPQILKYVECFTGPNIMAMHTMLINKPPDSGKKTSRHPMHQDLHYFPFRPSNRIVCSWTAMEHIDRNNGCLSVIPSSHKGSLKSHDYPQWEGGVNIMFHGIQDFVDSGARVHLVMEKGDTVFFHPLLIHGSGQNKTQGFRKAISCHFASSDCYYIDVKGTSQENIEKEVIDIGKRLYTAESSFTLKDVWRFRARLVQGERTNL; this comes from the exons ATGTACCAGCCCCGCGCTGTCGTCCGCCTGCGCACCGTGCTGGGACACCTTGGTGGCCTCCCGGCCGAGGCCGTTGTATCCTTTGGGCTGCGCGGAGATCGGGCCGGACCCGCTGCCGCCACCGCCTCCGCGGTGCCAATGGAGGTGGCCCCGGCCAGCCGCCGGCTCTGCCCCTTCATCCTCTCGCCTGTCCCCGCAGTGGTGACAGCTTTTAAGGGAGCccaaaggagagaggaggaggctgcATTCCCAGGCGCCAAAGGCCC atATACTCTGGATAATAATGTTCTAAGCCTGGAACAGAGacaattttatgaagaaaatggctTCCTTGTCATTAAAAATCTGGTATCTGATGTTGATATTCAGCGCTTTAG GGATGAGTTTGAAAAAATCTGCAGAGAAAAGGTGAAACCATTAGGATTACATGTGATGAGAGATGTGAGCATTGCAAAATCAAAATATCATTCAAGCGAGAAAATGGTCTCGAAGATCCAGGATTTCCAAGAAGATGAGGAGCTCTTCAGATACTGCACCCTCCCCCAG ATTCTGAAATATGTGGAGTGCTTTACTGGACCCAATATCATGGCCATGCACACGATGCTGATAAACAAACCTCCGGATTCTG GCAAGAAGACGTCCCGACATCCCATGCACCAGGACTTGCACTATTTCCCCTTCCGGCCCAGCAATCGCATTGTGTGCTCCTGGACGGCCATGGAGCACATTGACCGCAACAACGGCTGTCTGTCCGTGATCCCCAGCAGCCACAAAGGCTCCCTGAAGTCTCACGATTACCCACAGTGGGAG GGGGGAGTTAACATCATGTTCCACGGGATCCAGGACTTTGTGGACAGTGGTGCCCGTGTGCACCTTGTGATGGAGAAGGGAGACACCGTTTTCTTTCATCCTTTGCTGATTCACGGATCTGGTCAGAATAAAACTCAAGGATTCCGGAAG GCAATTTCCTGCCATTTTGCCAGCTCGGATTGCTACTACATTGATGTGAAGGGCACCAGTCAAGAAAATATCGAGAAGGAAGTCATTGATATAGGAAAGCGATTGTACACGGCTGAAAGTAGCTTCACCTTGAAG GATGTTTGGAGGTTTCGGGCTCGACTTGTGCAAGGAGAAAGAACCAACCTTTGA